The genomic segment GCAGCTGAGCGGGAGAAGCGATTGGATTCAGGCGGCCGAGCAGGCGGCGGACAGCTTCCTGAGCGATCTGCTCATCTCGGGCAGGGCCTATCGGCTGTCGCCGAACAAGGCGTCTTATCCGCAGATTAATTACGGCACGGCCAGTTACGTGGAAAATCTGCTGGCCTTGTACAGGATAACCGGCAAAACGAAATACGCCGAAATGGCCGGGATCGCCGCGGCCTGGTGGACCGGCGATACGCGCGACGGCGTCGCCATGTTCGACCAGGCGACAGGCGCGGCGTTCGACGGCGTCACCGATAGCGGCGTGAATACGAACAGCGGCGCCGAGTCGGTCGACGAAGCGCTGCGGGCGATTCTGCGGATCAAGCGGGTGCCGGCCGCCGCGCGTCTGATGACGGCAACGAAGGTGGAGAGCCGCGGCGTTCAGACGTTGGAGGCCGAGCAACTCTACAGGCAAGGCGCCGGAGACGACGAAGAGATTGCCGTGGCGGATCTCGGTTTGAACGATCCTGCCAGGGCGCTCCGCAAGCAAAGCAACATTCCGAGCGCGGAAGAAGCCGCCGTTTATGCGGATGCGACTTCCTCGGATGCAGAAGCGGAAGTATACGCCGGCTGGTTCGGCAAGCGGGCGATCTTCGTGGAGGCGACGGGCCACAACAACGTGCGGATCTTCGGCGACGGCTATTTGTACCGTGATGTGCCGATCGGCGGCCCGGACGGATTCAGGGCCGGCGACACCGTCAAGCTGGATTTTGCGGCGCTGCTGCAGTTCGATACCGACCTTGCGGCGGAGGTGCTGGCGGTCGACGCGCAAGGCCAAACGACGCTCCTCGCCGACGACAGCGCGATGACGTACGCCAGCCGCATGTGGTACTCGGGACAATCGACGGTCAAGACGACGCCAAAAGCGCAAATTCCGGAAGGGACGGCCAAGCTGCGCATCCGCTTCTCCAATCGGTCGACGAATCCGCTGCCGCACGAAGGCTATGCGACGGTCACGCTGACCAAGCTCTATCGAATGAGCGTGCCGGAGATCCGGTACGGCAGCCCGTCGCTGTCGCAGGGCAGCTACGTGCGGATGACGGCCGGCGCGAGCCGCAGCTTCGCCGCCGAGGTGCCGGCAGCGGGCGAATACGACGTCTACGCGAGCGTCATTCAGCGCGCGCCGGGCCAGGCTGCGACGCTGTCGGCTTCCCTGAACGGATCTGCTCCGATGAAAACGACGCTGGCCGGGACCGAAGGGCGGATCGCCATTCTCCGGCTCGGGTCCGCCAGTCTGACGCAAGGCGCGGGCACGCTTGTCCTGGGAAGCGACGGCGCCGAGGCGGAGCTCGATGCCGTGTACCTGTACCCCGTCGAAACCTATGCCACGTATCGCGCGCTGGACGGCAGCCTGCACGCGATCGTTCGCGACAGCCGCAGCCGCAGCCTGACCGCCGGTACGCCGGCGGCGGTCGCAGCACGCGACCGCGTCGCAATCGCATCCATAGAGGTCGAAGGCGCGGGCCGGATCGTTCGGGTGGAAGGAACGGTCAAGACGGCCGGCGGCAAGGCGGCAAGCAAGACCGACGTTCGCGTCACGATCGGCGGCATCTCGCAAGAGGAGCGGGTACGCACGGATGCGAACGGCCGGTTCAAGGCGGTGCTCCATCTGACGAAAGGTTGGCAGGCTGGCCTGTACCGGGTGGAAGCCGCGACGGCGACCGGATCGGGCACCGGGCGGATCGCGCTGGCGGGCGACAAGAAGAAGGGATGAGGAAGATGGCAAGCGATGCGGGAACGGTTGAAGGCGTCGATTTGTGCGAAAGGGAGCGGCCGGTCTCGGCGCCGGCTTCGGAGCGGGTCTCCGACCTTGCTTCGGGGGCTACCTACGAGCTTAAAGACGCAGCGGCTGAGGAGCTGTCGCTCAGCGGCGCGGACTGGCGGCTGACGGGCTGGTACCCGAATCAATGGCAGCCCCGGCTGTCCATGGAGCTCGGCGTCTCGATCCTGCCGGCCGTCGCGGAGCTTCCGGCTACGGTGCCGGGCTCCGTGCAGACAGATCTGCGCGCAGCCGGGCGAATGGCGGATCCGTTCGTCGGCCTGGACAGTCTGCACGGCGAGTGGGTGACGCAGCGGGAATGGATCTATTCGAAGACAGTACAAATTCCGGACGGCTGGGAACGGGAACGCTGCGAGCTGGTGTTCGAGGGTCTGGATTACGCCGGCAGCGTGTTCTGGAACGGACGGAAGGCGGCGGACTTCGAGGGGACGTTCCTGCCGGTCGTCGTCGACGTGACAGGCAGCCTGGCGCCGGGCGGCGTGAATCTGCTGCAGGTCATGTTCCGGCAGCCGCCGGAGCTGGACGGCCAGGTCGGCTACTCGTCGCGGATCCGCCATCTGAAGGCGCGCTTCGGCTACGGGTGGGACTGGATCCCGCGGATGGTCGCCGTCGGCATCTGGCGGGACGTCCGGCTTCGCACGTACGAAGGCGTGGCCGTCCGGGACTTCTACCCGGAGGCCGCGCCTGCGGCAGCTGCCGGACAGGGCGCGGTGAGCTTCCGGACGGAGCTCGAGGTCATGCGGTCCGGCGCGTACGATTGCCTGTACGCGCTTGAGGATGCCGAGGGCCGCACGATCTGGCAAGCGAGCCGGCGGGAGGTGCTGCGTGCCGGCCCCGTAAGGCTGACGCTTGCGGCGGAGGTAGCCGGCATCGACCTGTGGTGGCCTGCCGGCATGGGCGCGCAGCCGCTCTACCGGGCGCGCATCGAGCTGCGGGACGGCGATGGCCGCATCCTCGCCGCCGCGGCAAGAACGATAGGCTTCCGCCGCATCGAGTGGCGCGCCAATCCGGGATCGCCGGCTGAAGCCCTGCCTTACACGGCCGTCGTCAACGGCATTCCCGTTTTTCTCCGGGGCGTGAACTGGGTGCCCGTCTCTCCCTATTACGGCGCGGTCACGGAGGCGGACTACCGGGCCCGGCTCGACCCGCTAGCGGACATGAACGTCAACGTGCTGCGCGTCTGGGGCGGAGGCATCATCGAAACGCCCGCGTTCTACGATTATTGCGATCGCCGGGGCCTGCTCGTCTGGCAGGAACTGCTCCAGTCGTCCAGCGCGCTAGACAACTGCCCGCCGGACGATCCGCAGCTGCTTGAGAGGCTCGCGGCCGTCACGACGGCCGCCGTGCGCGAGAAGCGGGCTCATCCGAGCCTGCTGCTCTGGTGCGGGGGCAATGAATTGATGTGGGAAGGCTTCCGCCCGGTCGACGAGCGTCACGCGAACATCGCCATGCTCGCCGGACTGATTCGCGAGCTCGATCCGGGCCGGCGTTTCCTGCCGGCCAGCGCGTCGGGGCCGGCGTTCTGCGCGGATGCGAGAGATTTCGGACGCGGCGTCCATCATGACGTGCACGGCCCGTGGCTTTATGCCGGGAGTCCCGGCCACTACGCCTTCTTCAACGGAGACGACGCGCTTTTCCGCTCGGAGACCGGCACGCCGGGCGCCTCCCGCGCCGGTCTGCTCCGGGCGCTGCGCGGCGCGTGCGACGTTTGGCCGCCGACCGCGGACAATCCGTACTGGACGCATCGCGGCAGCTGGTGGGTGCCGTGGGATGCGGTCAGCGAGTCATTCGGGCCGTGGCGCCGAGACGTGGACGAACTGGAGGAATTCGCGCGCTGCAGCCGTTTTTTGCAGAAGGAATCGCTTCGTTATTCGTCCGAAGCGACGCGCAGGCGCGCGCCGCAAGCATCCGGATTTCTCGTGTGGATGGGCAACGAGCCGTTCCCGAATAACGCCAACACGTCGGTTCTGGAGTACGACGGCATGCCGAAGCCAGCTTATTATGCCTTAAAAAAAGCGTTTGCGCCGATTCACGTGTCGGCCCGATACGACCGGACGGATTATCGGACCGGCGACGCCTTCCGCGCGGAGATCCATCTTCACGCCGAATATGCCGAAGCTTTGCATCCGGCGGCCGGTGCCGTCGTCCGCGCGGCTGCCTTCGATTTCGGCGGCGCGCTGCTGGCGGAGCGGGATTTTGCCGCTTTTCCGCTGCCGTCCGGGTCCACGTCGCTCGGCGCGGTTGCGTTTGCCGTGCCCGAGCTGGCGGAGCCGGTCTTCCTGCTGCGGCTTGAAGCCGCGGCTATGGACGGCCGGACGCTCGCGGAGACGACGTACTTGTTCACGGCGGCGGACGTCGGCTGCTCATGGGAGGCGCTGCGATCGCTGCCCGAGGCGGGGACCGTGACGGTCCTGCCGGCCTCGGCGGCGGACCGCGAAGTTCTGATCTCCAACCAATCAAGCGTCGCGGCGGTCGAGCTGTGGATCGAGGCGGAGGACGACGAGGGACGCCCGGTTCGCTTCGCGGACAACGGATTGACGCTGCTGCCCGGCGAATGCCGGACGGTCGGCTGGTCCGGCGGGAACGGCAGGCTGTCTTCGCTTCGCGCGGAGGGCTTCAACGCAAGAGCAGAATACCGCGGGGAGCATTCATAAAAACAAAGCCGCATCACGGCAAAGGAAGCGAGAGGGGAAACCATGTTGAACGACATTCAAACGGTCCGTCAGGACTACGAACTGGCAAGCGGCGGGCAGACGAAGCTGATCTGGCAATACGATGAGGCGGTCGGCGGTTACGGCTACACGCTGGCATCGCAGGAGGGCGAACAGGCCAGGGCGATGACGCCGGCGCTGCAGCCGCTCGTGCGGGGCGCGCGGTTTAATCTGTTCCCGGCGCGAATAGAGCGGCGTTCGCCGCACGCGCTGGCGTTCGAAGGCGCCGTATTCGAAGACGGACGCCCGCTGTACGAGTGGACCGGCACGGCCGAAACCGATCCGGCGACCGGCTGGGTGCGAATCGAGATCGCGCTCCAGGGTGAAGGGAAGGTGGCGATCGGGAGCGGTCCGCTCGAGCCGGAGATCGCCGTCAACCTGGGCGAATTGCCGCCTTACGAGCGCGGCGACCACGTCTGGTTCAAGACGAACATCGACAATCCGACCAAGTGGAACGACGAAGCGAGAGGCAACGATTTTCCGGCTTGCTATTATTACGATTCGTACAAAAAATTCGGCGTCATGCTTTTCTTCGATATGTCTGCCATGGGGTGGATGGCGGAGGCGGGCATCGAGCGCTTCCTCCATTATCGGTGCGGCTTGCGCAGAACCTACGGCTATGGCCCGGGCGAGCTGGCGGTCGGCCTGATCGGAGACCGCGCGTTCTCGGCCGACATCCCGGTGGCGGGCACCCGTTTCTCTTACGGCATCCGCTGCTTCTCGCTGGACGCGCCGCCGACCGAGCAGAGCGCCGTGGTCGATCTGGTGGAAGCCTGTCTCCATTTCGTCCCGAAGTCGACGGCTTCGCCTCCCAACCGCGCGAGCTGGCGCGAGTTCGGCTTGAAGTGCGCCGCGGACCTGCTGGATACGAACGCGTGCTGGAGCAACGACGGCAGCTGCGACATGCTGATTCCTTACGTCAACGGCGTATCGCCGGCGTGGGAGGAGTCGTTCAAGGCGAAGGGGCTGACGATCGACTTCCGCAACCAGCCCGGACTCGACGCGGCGCTGATGATGATCCATCCGCTTACGGAGCTCGCGGAAACGGCCCCCGCGTCCGAATACACGCTGCTGCGGGATAAGGTGTGGCAATATATCAACCACGCGGGAGGCGAGTTTCTCGGCGAACAGCCGCGGATCTGGGGCACCTGGCAGTACGTTTACCTGCTGCACGAATGGTGGCGGGCCGCCTGGTTCAGAGAAGACGAGGCAGCCTGCGCGCGCATCGAGGAAGCCGTAAACCGGATCGTCATTCCGCTCGCCCGGAAGACGGGCTATCTGTTTCCGCTGTCGTTCCGCGTGCCCGAGCTTCGCAAGCACGGCAACGGCGACAACTATCCGGTAGCCGGCGCCTACGCTTACTTTATGCTGCTGCTGTACAAGGCAAGGAAAGACGCGGAATATCTGGCGGAAGCCGAGCGCTCGCTCCAGGTGCTGCTGCAGCTGCCGGTGAACAGCCTGCACCAGGAGTCGTTCCTGCTGTCGATGGCGGTGCAGGCGGCGGACGGGCTGGAGAGAGAGACCGGGGACGCGTCCTACGGGGAGGCCTACCGCTATCTGCTCGCGCAAAACCTCCGCATGATGTATTGGTACGACGATCCGTCTTTTGCCGATTACCGGATTTGTGGCATGTTCCAGGCATGCACGCCGATGCTGTATCCCGCGTTTTTCGAAAATATCGAATGTTCGGCCCGTATTGCTTCGACGCTGAAGGACAGAGACGCATCGCACGGGTTGCTGCTGGCGTTTAACCAGGCGAGGACCAACAATTACTATTGCTTCCCGCGCTGCCTGCCCGACAAATTCCGGCTGTCGGAGCTCGAATATATTCCGCTGGAAAATCTGGGGACGCTCGAAGACGACAAGACCGGCTACGCGGGCCAGGAAATTTACGGAGCCGGGCAGACCTTCCGCGCGGCGATGCTGTGGGATCAATGGCTGTCCTGTAGCGAGCCGGATATCTACGTCATGAACCTGGACGGCTACGAGCTGACGCGCCGCTCCGACGTCCGCGAAGTGCGAACCTTCCTGGTCGCGAACCTTGGGGAAACGGAAAAGAGCTGCGCACTGGAGACGGGCTTGCCGTCCGCCGGCGCCGTCTTCGAGATGCTGCGCGGCGCGGCCGCGGCGGAGGAGCGCGTCCTGCCGGACGCTGCCGGCCGGGTTGCCGTACGGCTCGCGCCGAACGAGCGGGTGAAGGTTCGGGTGAAGGTTGTCGGTTGAGGCCTGAAGGCCGATGCCTGATTCAAAGGGATGGATGACTCGGCACGGCGAACTGTTCTATACTGTAGGAACTTAAGCCGTAGACGGGAAGGAGCAGCGTCATGAGCCGTGCCGTTGGTTCGAGCCTCTGGCGCGCGATCCGTCTGGACACGCTGCGGGGCCGGCTCAGCATTCTGCTGATCGTCGTGACCATTACGCCGATCGTGTTGATCGGATTTACCTCTTATTACTGGATGTACAAAGGCCAGAGCGAGAAAATCGTCGCGAACTATCAATCCATGGTCGACGGACAGCGGGCCGCCATCGAGAAGGCCGCCGCCACGCTGGGCAGCGTATCGCAGCTGCTCGTCGTGGACGGCGGCCTTGGCGACGATATCATCGCCTATCTGACGGCCGCGGATCCGGTGGAGAAGACGGAGCTGTTCCGCAGCATCGACAAGTCGCTCATCAATATCGCTTACTCGAATCTGATCGTGAACGGACTGTTCTTTTTCATGCCGGATTATCCGTCCGCCTACCAGTTCGAATCCGCGCCGATCAAGCCCGACCTGCCAGACACGGTGCTGCGGCCGCGGCCGGAGGATGTGCTGTACCGGGCAAACCAGCTGATATTTCTCGGACCGCATCCGTCGGCGCTGGCGGGGCACGACGAGCCCGTCCTTTCCCTGACGCGGCTCGTCGAATACGGGGCGGGCCGTTCCTATTATATGTATCTGGAGGCCGATTTCGGCGAGCTGCTGCGGCCGGCGGGAACGGAGGCGGAGGGCGCCCCGCTTAACGTGCTGACGCAAGCCGACGGCACTGTGATGTACAGCGATTTGCCGGAGGGGGCCGAGGTCGGACAGCGCCTGGATCCGCAAAGCGAAGGCTTGAACACATTCAAGCGTTTCGAGTCGGCCGGCGGCGGAGGCTGGAGGCTGTATTCGCTCGTTGGGCTCGACGACTTCCGCCGGGAGCTGCGTCAGTGGCAGCGCCAATTTTTGCTCGTAGCCGCCTTGTCCATTCTGGTGACCATTTTGGCCGCTTCTTATATATGGCGCATGGTGTATCATCCGATTCAGCGCATGAACCGCGCGATCAGGCGCTTCAGTCACGATCCGTCGGCAAAAACGGCGATCGCAACGAAGCTGCAGGAGTTCGATATGCTGTTCGCGAGCTTCCAGTCGATGCGGGAGCGGATCATCGATCTGATCTCGGAGGTCGAGCGCAAGGAGAAGCGCAGGAGCGAGCTCGAAGTCGAAAAGCTGATGAGCCAGATCAATCCGCATTTTCTGCACAATTCGCTCAATACGATCCAATGGCTTGCCAAGGCGAACGGCCAGGACGAGATTTACAATCTCGTCAAGGTGTTCACGCGCGTGCTGCATTACAACCTGGGCAAGGGCAGCATGGTCGTGACGGTCCGCGACGAGATCGTCGCCCTCCGCGATTATATCGAGCTGCAGAACGTCCGGTACGATCACCGGTTCAACGTCTCGATCGATTGCGATCCCAGGTTGGGCGAGACGCCGATCCCGCGGTTCGTGCTCCAGCCGCTCGTCGAGAATTCGCTGTACCACGGGCTGCTGAGCGAGCAGGGCGACATCCGCGTGACGATCCGGGAGGAAGGCGGCGAACGCCTGGACATTACCGTCGCCGACGACGGCAAAGGCATGACCGAGGCGCGGATGAACGAGCTGCTCGAGGGCGGCGGACGCGGACAGGGTCTTGGCATCGGCCTTCAATACGTCAAAAAAATGCTGGACGTGCACTACGGCGGCGCGGCGCGGCTCGAGATCGACAGCGAGCCGGACAAAGGCACGCGCATTCGAATCCTGGTGCCGATCCGGCCTGAAGGAGGCGTCCTCGATGATTAAAGTGCTCATGGTGGAGGACGAGCCGCTCGTTCGCCGGGGCATCGCGAGCATGATGCCGTTCGAGCGGTTCGGCATGACGCTCGTCGGCGAAGCCTCGAGCGGCGAAGAGGCGCTGGAGGCGCTGAAGCGGCTGCAGGCCGACGTGCTGCTGGCCGATATCTCGATGCCGGGCATGAGCGGGCTCGAGCTGCTCGCCATTGTAAGGGAGCGTTATCCCCGCATGCTGCCCGTCATGCTGACCTGCCACCAGGACTTTCATTATCTGCAGCAGGCGATGAGGCTCGGGGCGGTCGATTATATGGTCAAAACGCAGCTCGACGACGATTCGGTCCAGGAGCTGCTCGGGCGCGTGGCCAGGCGGCTGCAGGAGCAGCAAGGCGAGTCT from the Cohnella hashimotonis genome contains:
- a CDS encoding glycoside hydrolase family 2 protein, with amino-acid sequence MASDAGTVEGVDLCERERPVSAPASERVSDLASGATYELKDAAAEELSLSGADWRLTGWYPNQWQPRLSMELGVSILPAVAELPATVPGSVQTDLRAAGRMADPFVGLDSLHGEWVTQREWIYSKTVQIPDGWERERCELVFEGLDYAGSVFWNGRKAADFEGTFLPVVVDVTGSLAPGGVNLLQVMFRQPPELDGQVGYSSRIRHLKARFGYGWDWIPRMVAVGIWRDVRLRTYEGVAVRDFYPEAAPAAAAGQGAVSFRTELEVMRSGAYDCLYALEDAEGRTIWQASRREVLRAGPVRLTLAAEVAGIDLWWPAGMGAQPLYRARIELRDGDGRILAAAARTIGFRRIEWRANPGSPAEALPYTAVVNGIPVFLRGVNWVPVSPYYGAVTEADYRARLDPLADMNVNVLRVWGGGIIETPAFYDYCDRRGLLVWQELLQSSSALDNCPPDDPQLLERLAAVTTAAVREKRAHPSLLLWCGGNELMWEGFRPVDERHANIAMLAGLIRELDPGRRFLPASASGPAFCADARDFGRGVHHDVHGPWLYAGSPGHYAFFNGDDALFRSETGTPGASRAGLLRALRGACDVWPPTADNPYWTHRGSWWVPWDAVSESFGPWRRDVDELEEFARCSRFLQKESLRYSSEATRRRAPQASGFLVWMGNEPFPNNANTSVLEYDGMPKPAYYALKKAFAPIHVSARYDRTDYRTGDAFRAEIHLHAEYAEALHPAAGAVVRAAAFDFGGALLAERDFAAFPLPSGSTSLGAVAFAVPELAEPVFLLRLEAAAMDGRTLAETTYLFTAADVGCSWEALRSLPEAGTVTVLPASAADREVLISNQSSVAAVELWIEAEDDEGRPVRFADNGLTLLPGECRTVGWSGGNGRLSSLRAEGFNARAEYRGEHS
- a CDS encoding sensor histidine kinase, whose amino-acid sequence is MSRAVGSSLWRAIRLDTLRGRLSILLIVVTITPIVLIGFTSYYWMYKGQSEKIVANYQSMVDGQRAAIEKAAATLGSVSQLLVVDGGLGDDIIAYLTAADPVEKTELFRSIDKSLINIAYSNLIVNGLFFFMPDYPSAYQFESAPIKPDLPDTVLRPRPEDVLYRANQLIFLGPHPSALAGHDEPVLSLTRLVEYGAGRSYYMYLEADFGELLRPAGTEAEGAPLNVLTQADGTVMYSDLPEGAEVGQRLDPQSEGLNTFKRFESAGGGGWRLYSLVGLDDFRRELRQWQRQFLLVAALSILVTILAASYIWRMVYHPIQRMNRAIRRFSHDPSAKTAIATKLQEFDMLFASFQSMRERIIDLISEVERKEKRRSELEVEKLMSQINPHFLHNSLNTIQWLAKANGQDEIYNLVKVFTRVLHYNLGKGSMVVTVRDEIVALRDYIELQNVRYDHRFNVSIDCDPRLGETPIPRFVLQPLVENSLYHGLLSEQGDIRVTIREEGGERLDITVADDGKGMTEARMNELLEGGGRGQGLGIGLQYVKKMLDVHYGGAARLEIDSEPDKGTRIRILVPIRPEGGVLDD